Proteins from a genomic interval of Geodermatophilus obscurus DSM 43160:
- a CDS encoding GGDEF domain-containing protein produces the protein MSSGYLASSHAAARHAAFLHAPMGMAVTTVDGVLVEVNLALGTLLGRTPEALRGTSLFDLTHPDDREDARRSCAGLRVHRSSHWRHECRFLCLDGRSVAVQVATSWVDADGGQAAYLVMIIEDIRDRKAVEAGLRHQAVHDPLTGLPNRVLFRDRLQHALDRGRREGTETCVLMIDLDGFKEINDRYGHPVGDRVLAAFADRLTAALRASDTAARLGGDEFAVICERSTPYDAEALIARLHTLLVEPFDLDGSPIPVRCSIGLGHVHGGTDTSAGVATLIGDADRRMYADKRRRRG, from the coding sequence ATGAGCAGCGGGTACCTCGCCTCCTCGCACGCGGCCGCCCGGCACGCCGCCTTCCTGCACGCCCCCATGGGCATGGCCGTGACGACCGTCGACGGCGTCCTGGTCGAGGTCAACCTGGCCCTCGGCACCCTGCTCGGGCGGACGCCCGAGGCCCTGCGGGGCACGTCCCTGTTCGACCTGACGCACCCCGACGACCGCGAGGACGCTCGTCGGTCCTGCGCCGGCCTGCGGGTCCACCGCAGCTCCCACTGGCGTCACGAGTGCCGGTTCCTGTGCCTGGACGGCCGGTCCGTCGCGGTGCAGGTCGCGACGTCGTGGGTCGACGCCGACGGCGGGCAGGCGGCGTACCTGGTGATGATCATCGAGGACATCCGGGACCGGAAGGCCGTCGAGGCGGGGCTGCGGCACCAGGCGGTGCACGACCCGCTGACGGGCCTGCCCAACCGGGTGCTCTTCCGAGACCGCCTGCAGCACGCCCTCGACCGGGGACGCCGCGAGGGCACCGAGACCTGCGTGCTGATGATCGACCTCGACGGGTTCAAGGAGATCAACGACCGGTACGGACACCCGGTCGGGGACCGGGTGCTGGCCGCGTTCGCCGACCGGCTCACCGCGGCACTGCGCGCCAGCGACACCGCGGCCCGCCTCGGCGGCGACGAGTTCGCCGTCATCTGCGAGCGGAGTACCCCGTACGACGCCGAGGCCCTCATCGCGCGACTGCACACGCTGCTCGTGGAGCCGTTCGACCTGGACGGCAGCCCGATCCCGGTGCGGTGCTCCATCGGACTCGGTCACGTCCACGGCGGCACGGACACGTCGGCCGGTGTGGCGACGCTGATCGGCGACGCCGATCGGCGGATGTACGCCGACAAGCGCCGCCGCCGCGGCTGA
- a CDS encoding mannitol dehydrogenase family protein → MPQLSTATLASLGGSLSVPSYDRSSVRTGIVHLGVGAFHRSHQAMYLDRLMEEGKARDWGICGVGVLPSDRRMAEVMAAQDGLYTLVVKHSDGRFDARVVGSVVEYLLAPDDPDAVVEKMAAEDTRIVSLTVTEGGYNIAAITGEFDPTHPDVVSDLRPGAALRTSFGLVTEALVRRRDRGLAPFTVVSCDNIQHNGDVARRSFAAFAALRDPELGAWVEREVPFPNSMVDRITPATTDDDRAEVARRFGVDDAWPVVCEHFTQWVLEDRFGLGRPPLEDAGVQIVDDVDPYERMKLRLLNASHQALAYLGHLAGYRLVHDAAQDPLFQRFLLGYMEEEATPTLRPVPGIDLEDYRRTLIARFSNPHIRDTLARLAFDGSERLPKWLLPVVRDQLARGGEVRRSAAVVAGWARYSEGVDEQGRPIEIADRRRDPLMAAARREREEPLAFLADRALFGDLVDDERFTGPYLAALASLHERGARATLEALVGDALPTPSTSLGGTGR, encoded by the coding sequence GTGCCACAGCTCAGCACCGCGACCCTGGCGTCCCTCGGCGGCTCGCTGTCCGTGCCGTCCTACGACCGGTCCTCGGTGCGCACCGGGATCGTGCACCTGGGGGTGGGCGCGTTCCACCGGTCGCACCAGGCCATGTACCTCGACCGGCTCATGGAGGAGGGGAAGGCGCGGGACTGGGGCATCTGCGGTGTCGGCGTGCTGCCGTCCGACCGCCGGATGGCGGAGGTGATGGCGGCCCAGGACGGCCTGTACACCCTGGTGGTCAAGCACTCGGACGGGCGCTTCGACGCCCGCGTCGTGGGATCGGTCGTCGAGTACCTGCTCGCACCGGACGACCCCGACGCGGTCGTCGAGAAGATGGCGGCCGAGGACACCCGGATCGTGTCGCTGACGGTCACCGAGGGCGGATACAACATCGCGGCGATCACCGGTGAGTTCGACCCGACCCACCCCGACGTCGTCTCCGACCTGCGGCCCGGCGCCGCGCTGCGGACGTCGTTCGGGCTGGTCACCGAGGCGCTGGTGCGCCGGCGCGACCGCGGTCTCGCCCCGTTCACCGTGGTGTCCTGCGACAACATCCAGCACAACGGCGACGTCGCCCGGCGCAGCTTCGCCGCCTTCGCCGCCCTGCGGGACCCGGAGCTGGGCGCGTGGGTCGAGCGGGAGGTGCCGTTCCCGAACTCGATGGTGGACCGGATCACCCCCGCGACCACGGACGACGACCGGGCGGAGGTTGCCCGGCGGTTCGGCGTCGACGACGCGTGGCCGGTGGTCTGCGAGCACTTCACCCAGTGGGTGCTGGAGGACCGGTTCGGCCTCGGGCGCCCGCCCCTGGAGGACGCCGGCGTCCAGATCGTCGACGACGTCGACCCCTACGAGCGGATGAAGCTGCGGCTGCTCAACGCCAGCCACCAGGCGCTCGCCTACCTCGGCCACCTCGCGGGCTACCGGCTCGTCCACGACGCGGCGCAGGACCCGCTGTTCCAGCGGTTCCTGCTCGGTTACATGGAGGAGGAGGCCACGCCCACCCTCCGGCCGGTCCCCGGGATCGACCTCGAGGACTACCGGAGGACCCTCATCGCCCGCTTCTCCAACCCGCACATCCGCGACACGCTGGCGCGGCTGGCCTTCGACGGGTCCGAGCGGCTGCCCAAGTGGCTGCTCCCGGTCGTCCGGGACCAGCTCGCCCGCGGCGGGGAGGTGCGCCGCTCGGCCGCGGTCGTCGCCGGCTGGGCCCGGTACTCCGAGGGCGTGGACGAGCAGGGCCGGCCGATCGAGATCGCCGACCGCCGACGGGACCCCCTCATGGCCGCGGCGCGCCGCGAGCGGGAGGAGCCGCTCGCGTTCCTCGCCGACCGGGCGCTCTTCGGGGACCTCGTGGACGACGAGCGGTTCACCGGGCCCTACCTGGCGGCGCTGGCCTCACTGCACGAGCGGGGGGCCAGGGCGACCCTCGAGGCCCTGGTCGGGGACGCCCTGCCGACGCCGTCCACGTCGCTCGGTGGTACGGGGCGCTGA
- a CDS encoding ABC transporter ATP-binding protein, producing MASVTYDRASRIYPGTEKPAVDALDLQIADGEFLVLVGPSGCGKSTSLRMLAGLEDIDDGAILIGDRDVTHLKSKDRDIAMVFQSYALYPHMTVGDNMGFALKIAGVGKDEIAQRVGEAAKILDLETFLDRKPKALSGGQRQRVAMGRAIVRSPQVFLMDEPLSNLDAKLRVQTRTQIAALQRRLGTTTVYVTHDQVEAMTMGDRVAVLRAGILEQCDTPLRLYQEPANVFVAGFIGSPGMNIAEFRLHDGYAVLGSARLPLTTAALSALSAEGADRVVVGFRPEALDLTTEGAPGAFAVDVGVVEELGSDAFLHGTLPELREESGPLAESIVARVDPARPPAKGERVHLRIQPGKEHLFSPSTGRRIPA from the coding sequence ATGGCCTCCGTCACCTACGACCGGGCGAGCCGCATCTACCCCGGCACCGAGAAGCCCGCGGTCGACGCCCTCGACCTCCAGATCGCCGACGGCGAGTTCCTCGTCCTGGTCGGCCCCTCCGGCTGCGGCAAGTCGACCAGCCTGCGCATGCTCGCCGGTCTGGAGGACATCGACGACGGGGCGATCCTCATCGGGGACCGGGACGTCACGCACCTGAAGTCCAAGGACCGGGACATCGCGATGGTGTTCCAGAGCTACGCGCTCTACCCGCACATGACGGTCGGGGACAACATGGGCTTCGCGCTCAAGATCGCCGGGGTCGGCAAGGACGAGATCGCCCAGCGGGTCGGGGAAGCCGCGAAGATCCTCGACCTGGAGACCTTCCTGGACCGCAAGCCCAAGGCCCTCTCCGGGGGTCAGCGCCAGCGCGTCGCCATGGGCCGGGCCATCGTGCGCTCGCCGCAGGTGTTCCTGATGGACGAGCCGCTGTCCAACCTCGACGCCAAGCTGCGCGTGCAGACCCGCACCCAGATCGCCGCGCTGCAGCGCCGGCTCGGCACCACCACCGTGTACGTCACCCACGACCAGGTCGAGGCGATGACCATGGGCGACCGGGTCGCGGTGCTCCGCGCCGGCATCCTCGAGCAGTGCGACACCCCGTTGCGGCTCTACCAGGAGCCGGCCAACGTCTTCGTCGCCGGGTTCATCGGTTCCCCCGGCATGAACATCGCCGAGTTCCGGCTGCACGACGGGTACGCGGTGCTCGGCAGCGCACGCCTCCCGCTGACCACCGCGGCGCTGAGCGCGCTCTCGGCGGAAGGGGCCGACCGCGTCGTCGTCGGCTTCCGGCCGGAGGCCCTGGACCTCACCACGGAGGGCGCGCCCGGCGCCTTCGCCGTGGACGTCGGGGTGGTGGAGGAGCTGGGCTCCGACGCGTTCCTGCACGGCACGCTGCCGGAGCTCCGCGAGGAGTCCGGCCCGCTCGCCGAGAGCATCGTCGCGCGGGTCGACCCCGCCCGGCCGCCGGCGAAGGGGGAGCGGGTGCACCTGCGCATCCAGCCGGGCAAGGAGCACCTCTTCTCCCCGTCGACCGGCCGTCGCATCCCCGCCTGA
- a CDS encoding NAD(P)-dependent alcohol dehydrogenase, which yields MRASVLRGPGDVVVEERAVPQPGPGEVVVRVSSVGVCGSDTHYYDHGRIGRFVVESPLVLGHEAAGEVAALGPGVATLAVGQRVSVEPGVPDLTCPQCLAGRYNLCPDMRFFATPPIDGAFAEYVVVHAAFAHPVPETISDDAAALLEPLSVGIWACRRGRVGAGSRVLVTGAGPIGLVSVQAALAFGATEVVVSDVNPARLALAQDLGATEVVDARTARVADLPRPPQVLLECSGHPAATADAIRALDRAGRAVLVGMGGDELALPLSVVQERELEVTGTFRYAGTWPTAIALVAAGRIDLDRLVTGSYRLDQAEDALTAGRRDPRSVKVVVHPQT from the coding sequence ATGCGGGCCTCGGTCCTGCGCGGGCCCGGCGACGTGGTCGTCGAGGAGCGGGCCGTCCCGCAGCCGGGCCCCGGCGAGGTGGTGGTCCGCGTCTCCTCGGTCGGGGTCTGCGGATCGGACACGCACTACTACGACCACGGACGCATCGGCCGGTTCGTCGTCGAGTCCCCGCTGGTGCTGGGGCACGAGGCGGCGGGGGAGGTGGCCGCCCTCGGCCCCGGCGTCGCCACGCTCGCCGTCGGGCAGCGGGTGTCGGTCGAGCCGGGGGTGCCGGACCTGACCTGCCCGCAGTGCCTGGCCGGGCGCTACAACCTCTGTCCCGACATGCGCTTCTTCGCCACCCCGCCGATCGACGGCGCCTTCGCCGAGTACGTCGTCGTCCACGCGGCCTTCGCCCACCCGGTGCCCGAGACGATCAGCGACGACGCCGCCGCACTGCTGGAACCCCTGTCGGTCGGCATCTGGGCCTGCCGCAGGGGCCGGGTGGGTGCCGGCTCCCGGGTGCTGGTCACCGGGGCCGGGCCGATCGGGCTGGTGAGCGTCCAGGCGGCGCTGGCGTTCGGCGCCACCGAGGTCGTGGTGTCCGACGTCAACCCCGCCCGGCTGGCTCTGGCCCAGGACCTCGGCGCCACCGAGGTCGTCGACGCCCGGACTGCGCGCGTCGCGGACCTGCCGCGCCCACCCCAGGTGCTGCTCGAGTGCTCCGGACACCCGGCCGCCACCGCGGACGCGATCCGCGCTCTGGACCGGGCGGGCCGGGCCGTGCTCGTCGGCATGGGCGGGGACGAGCTCGCCCTGCCGCTGTCGGTGGTGCAGGAGCGCGAGCTCGAGGTCACCGGCACCTTCCGCTACGCCGGGACCTGGCCGACGGCGATCGCGCTGGTCGCCGCCGGGCGGATCGACCTCGACCGCCTGGTCACCGGCAGCTACCGCCTGGACCAGGCCGAGGACGCACTGACGGCCGGCCGCCGCGACCCGCGGTCGGTGAAGGTCGTCGTCCACCCCCAGACCTGA
- a CDS encoding carbohydrate ABC transporter permease: MSSITDVAPVAATRTPQGQPRRPRKPRSGALLGLLAWLIGFLFVVPVLWMVLTSFHSEEDAATNPPSLFAPLTTEGYQSFFGVGAGTSPWPSLANSLTASVVSTIIVLLLAIPAAYALSIKPVRKWTDVMFFFLSTRMLPIVAGLLPIYLFAQFTGLLDNIWLLIVLYTAMNLPIAVWMMRSFLAEVPVEILEAASMDGAGLLLTLRQVVAPIVLPGIAATSLICFIFSWNELLLARTLTGTVAGTAPVYLTGFVTSQGLFLAQVCAASFVVSLPVLVAGFAAQDKLVQGLSLGAVK; the protein is encoded by the coding sequence ATGAGCTCGATCACCGATGTCGCACCGGTCGCCGCCACCCGCACGCCCCAGGGTCAACCCCGCCGGCCGCGCAAGCCGCGGTCCGGTGCCCTCCTGGGGCTGCTCGCCTGGCTGATCGGCTTCCTGTTCGTCGTGCCGGTGCTCTGGATGGTGCTCACGTCGTTCCACAGCGAGGAGGACGCCGCCACCAACCCGCCGTCGCTCTTCGCCCCGCTGACCACCGAGGGCTACCAGTCCTTCTTCGGTGTGGGCGCCGGCACCAGCCCCTGGCCGTCGCTGGCCAACTCGCTGACCGCCAGCGTGGTCTCCACGATCATCGTGCTGCTGCTGGCCATCCCGGCCGCCTACGCGCTGTCGATCAAGCCGGTGCGCAAGTGGACCGACGTGATGTTCTTCTTCCTGTCCACCCGGATGCTGCCGATCGTGGCCGGGCTGCTGCCCATCTACCTGTTCGCCCAGTTCACCGGGCTCCTGGACAACATCTGGCTGCTCATCGTGCTGTACACGGCCATGAACCTGCCGATCGCGGTCTGGATGATGCGCTCGTTCCTCGCCGAGGTCCCGGTCGAGATCCTCGAGGCGGCCTCGATGGACGGCGCGGGGCTGCTGCTGACCCTCCGTCAGGTGGTGGCGCCCATCGTCCTGCCGGGCATCGCCGCGACCTCGCTGATCTGCTTCATCTTCAGCTGGAACGAGCTGCTGCTGGCCCGGACCCTGACCGGCACCGTGGCCGGGACCGCGCCGGTCTACCTGACCGGTTTCGTGACCAGCCAGGGGCTCTTCCTCGCGCAGGTCTGCGCGGCCTCGTTCGTGGTGTCGCTGCCGGTGCTCGTCGCCGGCTTCGCCGCCCAGGACAAGCTGGTGCAGGGGCTGTCGCTGGGCGCGGTCAAGTGA
- a CDS encoding carbohydrate ABC transporter permease has translation MSTTLETGRGRGQQPPTPPPAPPTPSPGGALRRSADWARRAPLLPALVFTIIVTQLPFVVTLIVSFMDWNAYYPDERGFAGFGNYASVLTDVNMRRAILVTVILTAVVVLVSLLLGMGIALLLDRQFRGRGVVRTMMITPFLIVPVAAALLWKHALFNPEYGLLNGTLTAVWRLFGSDSAPQPDWITMAPLISVEVALIWQWTPFMMLILLAGLQSRPLDVIEAARIDGASSWQIFRYMTFPHLRRYLELGGLLGAIYIVQNFDAVFTITSGGLGTANLPYVIYQTFYQAHDYGRASAAGVVVVIGTIVIATLALRTVSTLFQEENAR, from the coding sequence ATGAGCACCACTCTCGAGACCGGCCGCGGGCGGGGTCAGCAACCGCCGACGCCGCCGCCGGCACCGCCCACCCCGTCGCCGGGCGGCGCGCTCCGCCGATCCGCCGACTGGGCCCGCCGGGCGCCGCTGCTGCCCGCGCTGGTCTTCACGATCATCGTGACCCAGCTGCCGTTCGTGGTCACGCTGATCGTCTCGTTCATGGACTGGAACGCCTACTACCCCGACGAGCGCGGCTTCGCCGGGTTCGGCAACTACGCGAGCGTGCTGACCGACGTCAACATGCGCCGGGCCATCCTCGTCACGGTGATCCTGACCGCGGTCGTCGTGCTGGTCAGCCTGCTGCTGGGGATGGGCATCGCGCTGCTGCTGGACCGGCAGTTCCGCGGCCGGGGCGTGGTGCGCACCATGATGATCACGCCGTTCCTGATCGTGCCGGTAGCCGCGGCGCTGCTGTGGAAGCACGCGCTGTTCAACCCCGAGTACGGCCTGCTCAACGGGACGCTCACCGCGGTGTGGCGGTTGTTCGGCTCGGACAGCGCGCCGCAGCCGGACTGGATCACCATGGCGCCGCTGATCTCGGTGGAGGTGGCGCTCATCTGGCAGTGGACGCCGTTCATGATGCTGATCCTGCTGGCCGGGCTGCAGAGCCGGCCGCTGGACGTCATCGAGGCGGCGCGCATCGACGGCGCGAGCAGCTGGCAGATCTTCCGCTACATGACCTTCCCGCACCTGCGCCGCTACCTGGAGCTCGGCGGGCTGCTGGGGGCGATCTACATCGTGCAGAACTTCGACGCGGTCTTCACGATCACCTCGGGCGGCCTGGGCACCGCGAACCTCCCGTACGTGATCTACCAGACCTTCTACCAGGCCCACGACTACGGCCGGGCGTCCGCCGCCGGCGTCGTCGTCGTCATCGGCACGATCGTGATCGCCACCCTGGCGCTGCGGACGGTGTCGACGCTGTTCCAGGAGGAGAACGCGCGATGA
- a CDS encoding ABC transporter substrate-binding protein has product MSDCGVGPEEDCLVHRQVRPALAAATATALAVGVGGCAGWGGGPTGGGPDSINVLMVNNPQMVDLQQLTAEHFTAKTGISVNYTVLPENDVRDKISQEFSSQAGQYDVATLSNFEIPIYARSEWIAPLDEYVAADAEFDQDDVLGPLTASLSGDDGRLYGEPFYGESSFLMYRKDVLDAAGIQMPANPTWQEVADIAAEVDGAEPGMAGICLRGQPGWGQLFAPLTTVVNTFGGTWFTEDWEPGVDSPEFREATEFYVDLVREHGEVGAPQAGFTECLNNVIQGNAAMWYDATSAAGSLEAADSPVKGQMGYVAAPVVETDSSGWLYAWSWSIQQASAKKDAAWEFISWASSAEYEQLVGEELGWSKVPAGKRASTYDNPDYLAEASAFAEPTLAAIEAADPNDPGVQPRPAPGIQFMGIPEFPDLATQVSQDVSSAIAGRTTVEEALERGQQLAEDVAERYRERESK; this is encoded by the coding sequence ATGAGCGACTGCGGGGTCGGCCCCGAGGAGGACTGCCTCGTGCACAGACAGGTGCGACCTGCGCTCGCCGCCGCGACGGCGACCGCACTGGCCGTGGGGGTCGGCGGGTGTGCCGGCTGGGGTGGGGGACCAACCGGCGGTGGGCCGGACAGCATCAACGTGCTGATGGTCAACAACCCGCAGATGGTCGACCTGCAGCAGCTCACCGCCGAGCACTTCACCGCCAAGACCGGCATCTCGGTGAACTACACGGTGCTGCCCGAGAACGACGTCCGGGACAAGATCAGCCAGGAGTTCTCCAGCCAGGCGGGGCAGTACGACGTCGCCACCCTGAGCAACTTCGAGATCCCCATCTACGCCCGGAGCGAGTGGATCGCCCCGCTGGACGAGTACGTCGCGGCGGATGCGGAGTTCGACCAGGACGACGTCCTCGGGCCGCTGACCGCGTCGCTGTCCGGCGACGACGGCCGGCTCTACGGGGAGCCGTTCTACGGCGAGTCCTCGTTCCTCATGTACCGCAAGGACGTCCTGGACGCGGCCGGCATCCAGATGCCGGCGAACCCGACCTGGCAGGAGGTCGCGGACATCGCGGCGGAGGTCGACGGCGCCGAGCCCGGGATGGCCGGGATCTGCCTGCGCGGCCAGCCCGGCTGGGGACAGCTGTTCGCGCCGCTGACCACGGTGGTCAACACCTTCGGCGGCACCTGGTTCACCGAGGACTGGGAGCCCGGTGTCGACAGCCCGGAGTTCCGCGAGGCCACCGAGTTCTACGTCGACCTGGTCCGCGAGCACGGCGAGGTCGGTGCACCGCAGGCGGGCTTCACCGAGTGCCTCAACAACGTGATCCAGGGCAACGCCGCCATGTGGTACGACGCCACCTCGGCCGCCGGGTCGCTGGAGGCGGCGGACTCGCCGGTCAAGGGCCAGATGGGTTACGTCGCGGCACCGGTGGTCGAGACCGACAGCTCGGGCTGGCTGTACGCGTGGTCCTGGAGCATCCAGCAGGCCAGTGCGAAGAAGGACGCCGCGTGGGAGTTCATCTCCTGGGCGTCCAGCGCGGAGTACGAGCAGCTCGTCGGCGAGGAGCTGGGCTGGTCGAAGGTCCCCGCGGGCAAGCGGGCGTCGACGTACGACAACCCCGACTACCTCGCGGAGGCCTCGGCGTTCGCCGAGCCCACGCTGGCGGCCATCGAGGCCGCCGACCCGAACGACCCCGGCGTGCAGCCCCGCCCCGCACCCGGGATCCAGTTCATGGGCATCCCGGAGTTCCCGGACCTGGCCACCCAGGTCTCGCAGGACGTCAGCTCCGCGATCGCCGGCCGGACGACCGTGGAGGAGGCGCTCGAACGGGGGCAGCAGCTCGCCGAGGACGTCGCCGAGCGCTACCGGGAGCGGGAGTCGAAGTGA
- a CDS encoding sugar-binding transcriptional regulator: MAEVLDGPARVVLTASVARRYYLDGRSKVEIAEEFGLSRFKVARLLDAARTSGLVRIEIRHQGEIDVDLSARLQDRFGLQHAVVVDIPDDDADSLRGHLGRAAARLLAEIITPQDVLGLAWARAVSAMARALPPLPGTPVVQLTGALSLPDGPDTSVDVVREVASASGGAAHVFYAPFTVPDAATARALRGQPEVARAFAQLPLVTKAVAGVGLWKPGGSTLYDALSEDDRTALHRLGVCADVSGVFLSADGEAIGTELSERMIGINAEQMRAIPEVIVIPYGEPKGPAVRAALRSGLVGGIVTHTALAHAVLDE, encoded by the coding sequence ATGGCAGAGGTCCTCGACGGCCCGGCGCGGGTCGTCCTCACGGCATCCGTCGCACGGCGCTACTACCTCGACGGCCGGTCGAAGGTCGAGATCGCCGAGGAGTTCGGCCTCAGCCGCTTCAAGGTCGCCCGGCTGCTCGACGCGGCCCGCACGAGCGGGCTGGTGCGCATCGAGATCCGCCACCAGGGCGAGATCGACGTCGACCTGTCGGCGCGGCTGCAGGACCGGTTCGGCTTGCAGCACGCGGTCGTCGTCGACATCCCCGACGACGACGCCGACTCCCTTCGCGGACACCTCGGCCGGGCGGCGGCCCGGCTGCTCGCGGAGATCATCACGCCGCAGGACGTGCTCGGTCTCGCGTGGGCCCGGGCGGTGAGCGCGATGGCCCGGGCGCTGCCGCCGCTGCCCGGGACGCCGGTCGTCCAGCTCACCGGAGCGCTCTCGCTCCCGGACGGACCCGACACCTCGGTGGACGTCGTCCGGGAGGTGGCCAGCGCATCGGGCGGCGCGGCGCACGTCTTCTACGCGCCCTTCACGGTCCCCGACGCGGCCACCGCGCGGGCCCTCCGGGGTCAGCCCGAGGTGGCGCGCGCCTTCGCCCAGCTCCCCCTCGTCACCAAGGCCGTGGCCGGGGTCGGTCTCTGGAAGCCCGGCGGGTCCACCCTGTACGACGCCCTGTCCGAGGACGACCGCACGGCACTGCACCGCCTGGGGGTCTGCGCCGACGTGTCCGGCGTCTTCCTCTCGGCCGATGGGGAGGCCATAGGGACGGAGCTGTCCGAGCGGATGATCGGCATCAACGCCGAGCAGATGCGGGCCATCCCGGAGGTGATCGTCATCCCCTACGGCGAGCCGAAGGGCCCCGCCGTCCGCGCCGCCCTCCGCAGCGGGCTCGTCGGTGGCATCGTGACGCACACGGCCCTGGCCCACGCCGTCCTCGACGAGTGA
- a CDS encoding phosphotransferase, with translation MPGEIESEVLLLGGTANRGRVVRVGDTVRRPQRASSPATHALLRHLADVGFPGAPRFLGVDEQGREVLSYVAGTAITPPYPAWALTDAALVSVAHLLRDYHRAVSTFDPTSLPWPPSPPAPFAGELVSHNDVNLDNVVFRDGRAVALIDFDLASPGCRVWDVACAVRLWAPLRPDRFIDDSRRGRALARLRLFADGYGLPGADRERLVTAVRQNHEWSYDIVGTAAANGHAGFADYWTGGTRERAERTRQWYLDSGDRLRTALL, from the coding sequence ATGCCGGGAGAGATCGAATCCGAGGTCCTCCTCCTCGGCGGTACCGCCAACCGCGGCCGGGTCGTCCGCGTGGGCGACACCGTCCGACGGCCACAGCGCGCCTCGAGCCCGGCGACCCACGCCCTGCTGCGCCACCTCGCAGACGTCGGGTTCCCCGGCGCCCCCCGGTTCCTCGGCGTGGACGAGCAGGGGCGGGAGGTCCTCTCCTACGTCGCCGGCACCGCCATCACGCCGCCCTACCCCGCCTGGGCCCTCACCGACGCGGCACTCGTGAGCGTCGCCCACCTGCTCCGCGACTACCACCGGGCAGTCAGCACCTTCGACCCCACGTCGCTCCCCTGGCCGCCCTCACCCCCGGCACCCTTCGCCGGCGAGCTGGTCAGCCACAACGACGTCAACCTGGACAACGTCGTCTTCCGCGACGGGCGTGCCGTCGCCCTCATCGACTTCGACCTCGCCAGCCCGGGCTGCCGCGTCTGGGACGTCGCCTGCGCCGTGCGGCTGTGGGCGCCGCTGCGGCCCGATCGCTTCATCGACGACTCCCGGCGCGGCCGGGCGCTCGCCCGCCTCCGGCTGTTCGCCGACGGCTACGGGCTCCCCGGCGCCGACCGGGAACGCCTGGTGACCGCGGTGCGGCAGAATCACGAGTGGTCCTACGACATCGTCGGGACCGCGGCGGCGAACGGTCACGCCGGCTTCGCCGACTACTGGACCGGCGGGACGCGGGAACGGGCGGAGCGGACCCGGCAGTGGTACCTCGACTCCGGGGACCGGCTGCGGACCGCACTGCTCTGA